The following proteins are encoded in a genomic region of Cyclonatronum proteinivorum:
- the mnmG gene encoding tRNA uridine-5-carboxymethylaminomethyl(34) synthesis enzyme MnmG gives MSSLFSRYNVIVIGGGHAGSEAAAAAARMGMRTLMISMNLNAIGQMSCNPAMGGVAKGQLVREIDALGGISGIVSDQTGVQFRMLNRSKGPAMWSPRAQSDRMLYAQKIREQLEAIPTLFFRQDNVVHILINEKKEAYGVVTQTGQEIYADAVIVTSGTFLNGLIHIGEKNYGGGRSGERASKGITECLEAQGFESGRLKTGTPPRLDGRTVNYDKLEIQYGDEDPSPFSFMTDKLPSIEEQLSCWIGYTSPEVHEVLRGGFDRSPMFNGAIQSTGPRYCPSIEDKINRFADRDRHQLFLEPEGWNTYEMYLNGFSTSLPEDVQYNALRTIAGFEDVMMIRPGYAIEYDYFPPHQIHRNMETKLVANLFFAGQINGTTGYEEAACQGLMAGINAARKVRGEDELVLSRSQAYIGVLIDDLVNKGTEEPYRMFTSRAEHRILLRQDNADLRLTQIGHEIGLATPERYERYTKRREDIDHLMKMFTDHSVRPEVYNSLLESLGTTPLRQTIKFPNLVTRPELSLAQMLEVDAELKAKAEAITTSKTELEQCEIQFKYAGYIQKEYEMADEMSRKENMRIPEKINYDGIHSLSTEGRLKLMKVKPETIGQAGRISGVSASDLAVLMVYLKN, from the coding sequence ATGTCATCACTATTTTCCAGGTATAATGTAATTGTTATCGGCGGGGGGCATGCCGGGAGCGAAGCGGCAGCTGCTGCTGCACGGATGGGCATGCGTACCCTGATGATCAGCATGAACCTGAACGCTATTGGTCAGATGTCCTGTAACCCCGCGATGGGCGGTGTTGCTAAAGGTCAGCTTGTCCGTGAAATCGATGCCCTCGGCGGTATCTCTGGCATCGTTAGCGATCAAACCGGGGTGCAGTTCCGCATGCTTAACCGGAGCAAAGGCCCTGCGATGTGGTCGCCCCGTGCGCAAAGCGACCGCATGCTGTACGCCCAAAAAATCCGCGAACAGCTCGAAGCTATTCCCACGCTCTTCTTCCGTCAGGACAATGTAGTGCACATCCTGATCAACGAAAAGAAGGAAGCCTACGGGGTTGTAACCCAAACCGGACAGGAAATCTACGCGGATGCCGTCATTGTTACGAGCGGCACGTTTCTGAACGGACTCATCCATATTGGCGAAAAAAACTACGGCGGCGGACGCTCAGGCGAGCGCGCATCCAAAGGTATCACTGAGTGCCTCGAAGCACAGGGCTTTGAATCCGGGCGGCTCAAAACCGGAACCCCTCCCCGGCTTGACGGCCGCACCGTGAATTACGACAAGCTCGAAATTCAGTATGGTGATGAGGACCCCTCCCCTTTTTCCTTTATGACGGACAAGCTGCCTTCGATCGAGGAACAACTCAGCTGCTGGATCGGCTACACGAGTCCGGAGGTACACGAGGTCCTGCGCGGGGGCTTTGACCGCAGCCCGATGTTCAACGGCGCGATTCAGTCAACGGGTCCCCGCTACTGCCCGAGCATCGAAGATAAAATCAACCGCTTTGCCGACCGGGACCGCCATCAGCTCTTTCTTGAGCCGGAAGGCTGGAACACCTACGAGATGTACCTCAACGGCTTCTCGACGAGCCTTCCGGAGGATGTGCAGTACAATGCCCTGCGCACCATCGCTGGTTTTGAGGATGTGATGATGATTCGTCCGGGCTATGCGATCGAGTACGATTACTTCCCGCCGCATCAGATTCACCGCAACATGGAAACCAAGCTTGTTGCCAACCTCTTCTTTGCCGGGCAAATCAACGGCACAACCGGGTACGAAGAGGCGGCCTGTCAGGGACTCATGGCGGGCATCAATGCCGCGCGCAAAGTCCGGGGCGAGGATGAGCTTGTGCTCTCCCGTTCGCAGGCCTACATCGGCGTACTGATCGACGACCTCGTGAACAAAGGCACCGAAGAGCCTTACCGCATGTTCACTTCCCGGGCGGAACACCGCATCCTGCTGCGTCAGGACAATGCTGACCTTCGCCTCACCCAAATCGGTCATGAAATCGGTCTTGCTACCCCCGAGCGGTACGAGCGCTACACGAAGCGCCGCGAAGACATCGATCATCTGATGAAGATGTTCACCGATCACAGTGTGCGGCCCGAGGTTTACAACAGCCTGCTCGAATCCCTCGGCACAACGCCGCTGCGTCAGACGATCAAGTTCCCGAACCTCGTAACACGTCCGGAGCTGAGCCTTGCGCAAATGCTGGAGGTTGACGCCGAACTCAAAGCTAAAGCTGAGGCTATCACAACATCCAAAACCGAACTTGAACAGTGCGAAATACAGTTCAAGTATGCCGGGTACATCCAAAAAGAGTACGAAATGGCGGATGAAATGAGCCGGAAGGAGAACATGCGCATCCCTGAAAAAATCAACTATGACGGGATTCACAGCCTCTCCACGGAAGGCCGCCTGAAGCTGATGAAGGTGAAACCGGAAACCATAGGTCAGGCCGGACGCATCAGCGGCGTGTCGGCAAGTGACCTCGCGGTACTCATGGTCTATCTCAAAAATTGA
- a CDS encoding helix-turn-helix transcriptional regulator, whose product MNSTERRLNLLLLLQSNRKWTVDDMAEHFGVSRRTIFRDLASFSEINLPVTYEKDAGYNMMKGYSIPPIMFSPKELAIIQIGLSFVDSQVDETLVKDSRAVQTKIDSVLPTEELKNLMADLGRKTIVDPYKMYAAEKRKGGDWFTLANSISQYFEVSFTYASLKDGAAEKRSVRPYLLVYYTDHWTLIGYDVNRKDIRSFRLDRMKKVEMTATKFSGNNIPGVKSLLFRVKEEAATEVVIRVSAEEAGRFRGSVPAQIESEEETAEGLVFRFRFDNLDYINKWLFTFHNEVKVIKPKTLIEKRILLIQEMLRGI is encoded by the coding sequence ATGAACTCAACAGAAAGACGACTCAACTTGCTTCTTTTGCTTCAGAGTAACAGAAAATGGACCGTTGATGACATGGCGGAACATTTTGGCGTGAGCCGCCGCACGATTTTCAGAGATCTTGCTTCTTTCTCTGAGATCAATTTGCCTGTTACCTATGAAAAGGACGCGGGATATAATATGATGAAGGGCTACTCCATCCCCCCTATCATGTTCTCGCCTAAAGAGCTCGCCATCATTCAGATTGGTCTGTCTTTTGTTGACTCACAGGTTGATGAAACCCTTGTCAAAGATTCCAGGGCGGTTCAAACTAAAATCGACAGCGTACTGCCGACCGAAGAACTCAAGAACCTAATGGCTGACCTGGGCAGGAAAACTATTGTTGACCCCTACAAAATGTACGCCGCAGAAAAGCGAAAAGGCGGCGACTGGTTCACGCTCGCAAACAGTATTTCACAGTACTTCGAGGTCAGCTTCACCTACGCGTCCCTGAAAGACGGCGCTGCTGAAAAACGAAGCGTCCGGCCCTATTTGCTCGTCTATTACACTGATCACTGGACCCTCATCGGGTATGATGTGAACCGCAAAGACATCCGCAGTTTCCGGCTTGACCGCATGAAGAAAGTTGAGATGACGGCAACAAAGTTTAGCGGCAACAACATACCCGGCGTGAAATCACTTTTGTTTCGGGTTAAAGAGGAAGCTGCAACAGAAGTTGTGATCCGTGTGAGCGCAGAGGAGGCCGGACGTTTCCGGGGATCGGTTCCGGCACAAATAGAATCTGAAGAAGAGACAGCTGAAGGACTCGTTTTCCGATTCCGGTTTGATAATCTCGATTACATCAACAAATGGCTTTTCACCTTTCACAATGAAGTAAAAGTCATCAAGCCGAAAACACTTATCGAAAAGCGAATACTTCTCATTCAGGAAATGCTCCGCGGTATCTGA
- a CDS encoding APC family permease → MSELSRSVRTPGAVLMGLGSIVGTGLFVSIALGAQIAGNAVVIAIFIAAIVAALNGLSSAQLAAAYPVSGGTYEYANRVLGSRFGFTAGWMFLTAKSASAATAALGSAGYLLYTFGIDAGPVLFVGLSLGILLLLTALVSGGISRSNTANKMIVGFTLFGLAVLVVAGFFVNGLPTEPISAAFEGLEIDSLLFASALMFVAYTGYGRIATLGEEVAEPRKTIPKAIVTAMIVIVLLYGIVTLTALQALGAEAFGQTLDGEAAPLMVVAQLLELPLIGLIVSLAAVTAMAGVLLNLVLGLSRVMLSMARRGDLPQKVAEINPVSKSPVMAVWLTGIIITLLVLSGDIRFTWSFSAFTVLIYYSITNLSAFLLPAERRLYPRIIPVLGFTGCLGLAFWIQPEIILLGIVFIALGLVWHEVVLRTGNRRVIG, encoded by the coding sequence ATGTCTGAACTAAGCAGATCCGTCAGGACGCCGGGCGCCGTGCTGATGGGCCTTGGTTCCATTGTCGGAACCGGCCTTTTTGTGAGTATCGCCCTCGGGGCACAGATTGCCGGCAATGCGGTGGTCATTGCCATTTTTATTGCGGCGATTGTTGCGGCACTTAACGGACTCAGCAGCGCGCAGCTTGCGGCAGCCTACCCGGTGAGCGGTGGCACTTACGAGTACGCCAATCGCGTGCTGGGTTCCCGTTTTGGGTTTACGGCAGGATGGATGTTTCTCACAGCCAAATCGGCATCTGCGGCAACGGCGGCCCTGGGCAGCGCGGGCTATCTGCTCTATACTTTTGGGATTGATGCGGGTCCGGTACTCTTTGTGGGGCTATCACTCGGAATCTTGCTGCTGCTCACGGCACTGGTTTCAGGGGGCATCAGCCGAAGCAATACAGCCAATAAAATGATCGTAGGCTTCACCCTTTTCGGACTCGCTGTTCTGGTCGTAGCCGGCTTTTTTGTGAACGGTCTCCCAACAGAGCCGATATCTGCTGCTTTTGAAGGCTTAGAGATAGATTCCCTCTTATTCGCCTCCGCGCTCATGTTCGTGGCCTACACCGGCTACGGACGCATCGCAACCCTGGGCGAGGAAGTAGCCGAACCCCGAAAAACCATCCCAAAGGCGATTGTCACTGCCATGATCGTGATTGTGCTGCTGTACGGGATTGTGACCCTGACCGCGCTTCAAGCGCTCGGTGCTGAGGCCTTCGGGCAGACTCTCGATGGAGAAGCCGCCCCACTGATGGTCGTAGCACAGCTCCTCGAACTGCCTCTGATTGGCCTCATCGTTTCCCTTGCTGCAGTGACCGCTATGGCAGGCGTGCTGCTCAATCTGGTTTTGGGGCTTTCCCGGGTAATGCTCAGCATGGCAAGAAGGGGAGACCTGCCGCAGAAAGTAGCTGAAATCAACCCCGTCTCGAAAAGTCCGGTCATGGCCGTATGGCTGACCGGCATCATCATCACCCTGCTTGTGCTGAGCGGCGACATCCGCTTTACCTGGTCGTTCAGCGCTTTCACAGTGCTTATTTATTACAGCATCACCAACCTGAGCGCCTTTCTGCTCCCCGCTGAACGTCGGCTTTATCCCCGCATCATACCGGTATTAGGGTTTACAGGATGTCTGGGTCTTGCTTTTTGGATTCAGCCCGAAATCATTCTCTTAGGTATTGTTTTTATTGCCCTTGGGCTTGTATGGCACGAGGTTGTTCTGCGGACGGGTAACAGGAGAGTAATAGGCTAA
- a CDS encoding PAS domain-containing sensor histidine kinase yields MNKQAEAFFFDALKKDPKLFDFTLDFGVGGVVFFNSLQDEMCFVSPRAAALDETTAGSLTDALQKLRLDYLKAGTQDIPVSEKLVLGHKTGLLMECFVHVMVRKNPDSGDLSFIAGIAESEKNSIKRRRSYKQAFAENEKFKRSMVEALPDLVIHCDYNGTYIDIVNYSEDKKLLYDKSDMLGKRVSEVLANSTGVKIEEAIRKAVDEGKLQLIKYNLQIKGQLQYFEARIAPYMHKEVIALVRNITDEFEALQKLTRTKEALQQTNEIALVGFFEHDFLENRTYWSKTFKTIIEETDETEPDFRLTLERLSSPEKTGGLKEIFDSIKNEKKNSLGREIEILTPTGKKKWLNCKVMAEYHKVQCVRIFGTVQDITVRKKAELEQQQLISITKRQNEQLKNFSGIVSHNLRSHASNLKGLLDMMAEENPSLAQNEMFSYLAEVSENLTETISNLEDIAKITLENNNQLHRLSLGVVVAKTVSQVRVLAEQAGVEIINLIPLSVHVNGIPAYLDSIVLNFLTNAIKYRSEERASYVKLFSAVKGPYTVLYIEDNGLGINLKRHGDNLFKLYKTFHRNKDSKGIGLFITRNQIESMGGHIEVRSEPGSGTTFSVFFPKVHAANTTAGTVNRE; encoded by the coding sequence ATGAATAAACAAGCTGAAGCGTTTTTCTTTGACGCACTAAAAAAAGATCCGAAACTTTTTGATTTCACATTAGACTTTGGCGTCGGAGGAGTAGTTTTTTTTAACAGCCTCCAGGATGAAATGTGTTTTGTCTCCCCGAGGGCTGCAGCGCTGGATGAGACTACGGCAGGCAGCTTAACAGATGCGCTACAAAAACTGCGTCTGGATTATCTGAAGGCTGGTACTCAGGATATTCCCGTATCGGAAAAACTGGTTTTGGGGCACAAAACCGGTCTTCTGATGGAGTGCTTTGTACATGTGATGGTAAGAAAAAATCCCGATTCCGGGGATCTCTCATTTATTGCTGGTATTGCAGAATCAGAAAAAAACAGCATCAAAAGGCGAAGGTCTTATAAGCAGGCTTTTGCTGAAAATGAAAAGTTCAAACGGTCGATGGTAGAAGCACTGCCTGACCTTGTAATTCATTGTGATTATAATGGTACTTATATCGACATTGTCAACTACTCAGAAGATAAAAAGCTTTTGTATGACAAGTCCGATATGCTGGGAAAGCGGGTATCAGAAGTTCTGGCAAATAGCACGGGCGTCAAGATTGAAGAGGCTATTCGTAAAGCTGTAGATGAAGGGAAGCTGCAGTTGATTAAGTACAACCTGCAGATTAAAGGTCAGCTGCAGTATTTCGAGGCGCGAATTGCACCCTACATGCACAAAGAAGTAATTGCACTCGTGCGAAATATTACAGATGAATTCGAAGCACTGCAAAAACTCACACGAACCAAAGAAGCACTGCAGCAAACCAACGAAATAGCCCTTGTAGGTTTCTTTGAGCATGATTTTCTGGAAAACAGGACCTATTGGTCAAAAACGTTCAAAACTATTATTGAGGAAACAGATGAGACTGAACCTGATTTCCGGCTCACACTTGAGCGGCTCAGTTCTCCGGAAAAAACAGGCGGGCTGAAGGAAATTTTTGACAGCATAAAAAATGAAAAGAAAAATAGTCTGGGACGTGAAATTGAAATCCTGACTCCGACCGGAAAGAAGAAATGGCTTAACTGCAAAGTCATGGCTGAATACCATAAGGTGCAGTGTGTCCGGATTTTTGGTACGGTTCAGGATATTACGGTGAGGAAGAAAGCTGAACTTGAGCAGCAGCAACTCATTAGCATCACCAAGCGACAAAACGAGCAGCTCAAAAACTTTTCAGGCATTGTAAGCCACAACCTGCGCTCGCATGCATCAAACCTGAAAGGCTTACTTGATATGATGGCTGAAGAAAATCCTTCTTTAGCCCAAAATGAGATGTTTAGCTACCTGGCGGAAGTATCCGAAAACCTGACGGAGACCATCTCCAACCTTGAGGATATTGCGAAAATAACCCTCGAGAATAACAATCAGCTTCACAGGCTTAGTCTGGGTGTTGTTGTAGCCAAAACGGTTAGTCAGGTCAGGGTACTTGCTGAGCAAGCCGGGGTCGAAATCATCAATCTTATACCGCTTAGTGTGCATGTAAACGGTATTCCGGCTTATTTGGATAGCATTGTGCTCAATTTCCTAACCAATGCGATCAAATACAGATCTGAAGAAAGGGCTTCTTATGTGAAACTGTTCTCCGCTGTTAAAGGACCCTATACGGTACTTTATATTGAGGACAACGGTCTCGGAATCAACCTGAAAAGACACGGTGATAATCTGTTCAAACTCTATAAAACCTTTCACAGGAACAAGGATTCAAAGGGGATAGGTCTCTTTATTACCCGAAATCAAATTGAGAGCATGGGCGGACATATAGAGGTCAGAAGTGAGCCGGGTTCGGGGACAACTTTTTCCGTCTTTTTCCCGAAGGTGCATGCTGCCAATACTACGGCAGGTACCGTTAACCGGGAATGA
- the hutI gene encoding imidazolonepropionase: MPVLKNIGILYTCAAEGGQADIHPVKYAALVWERDKILWTGPEANLPEPYHKLESLDAGGKMVIPGLVECHTHLAFGGWRADEFELRSLGRPYLEIAKSGGGILSSVRATREASPEELLNKCLGHLQEMKALGITTVECKSGYGLNRDDELKVLQVYRELDRMQPLDIVSTFLGAHMVPPEYAGRREAYVAFLVEEMLPLIADAQLARFCDIFIEETAFTIDEAYTILANAIDYGFMLKLHADQLSPGGGAELAAQLGAVSADHLEYISEAGIQAMKNADVVAVSLPLASFYLRQPAIPARKLIEAGVSVAVSTDFNPGSAPSFHLPAAMTMACTLQHMSPAEVLKGATFYAAKALRMQDDIGSLEPGKRADFALIDAPSVNHWLYHLRPNACTASWKDGIQIYGQSI; encoded by the coding sequence ATGCCCGTCCTGAAAAACATCGGAATACTCTACACCTGCGCCGCTGAAGGCGGTCAGGCCGATATTCACCCTGTGAAGTACGCCGCGCTGGTGTGGGAGCGGGATAAAATCCTTTGGACCGGTCCTGAGGCCAACCTGCCGGAGCCGTATCACAAGCTGGAGTCGCTCGACGCCGGGGGGAAAATGGTGATTCCGGGTCTTGTTGAGTGTCACACACATCTCGCCTTCGGCGGCTGGCGGGCCGATGAGTTTGAGCTGCGCTCGCTCGGGCGACCCTACCTCGAAATCGCGAAAAGCGGAGGCGGCATCCTGAGCAGCGTGCGGGCTACAAGAGAAGCGAGTCCGGAAGAGCTCCTCAACAAGTGCCTCGGGCATTTACAGGAAATGAAAGCCCTCGGCATCACGACCGTGGAGTGCAAAAGCGGCTACGGACTAAACCGCGACGACGAGCTCAAGGTGCTGCAGGTGTACCGCGAACTCGACCGCATGCAGCCGCTTGATATTGTTTCGACCTTTCTGGGCGCACACATGGTGCCCCCTGAATACGCCGGCCGCCGCGAGGCCTATGTCGCTTTTTTGGTGGAAGAAATGCTGCCGCTCATCGCCGACGCGCAGCTTGCGCGCTTCTGCGATATTTTCATTGAGGAAACCGCCTTCACTATAGACGAGGCCTACACCATCCTCGCCAATGCCATCGACTACGGATTCATGCTGAAACTGCACGCCGATCAGCTCAGTCCCGGCGGAGGTGCAGAGCTTGCCGCGCAGCTCGGGGCCGTTTCCGCCGATCACCTCGAGTACATTTCCGAGGCCGGCATTCAGGCCATGAAAAATGCGGATGTTGTTGCCGTAAGCCTGCCGCTCGCGAGCTTTTACCTCCGGCAGCCGGCCATTCCTGCCCGCAAACTGATCGAAGCCGGGGTTTCGGTAGCCGTCTCCACGGATTTCAATCCGGGCTCGGCGCCAAGCTTTCACCTGCCCGCAGCCATGACGATGGCCTGCACCCTTCAGCACATGAGTCCGGCCGAAGTCCTCAAAGGCGCTACCTTCTACGCTGCCAAAGCCCTGCGCATGCAGGACGACATCGGCAGCCTCGAACCCGGCAAACGCGCCGACTTCGCCCTAATTGATGCGCCGTCTGTTAATCACTGGCTCTATCACCTGCGTCCCAATGCCTGCACGGCTTCCTGGAAAGACGGTATTCAGATTTACGGCCAAAGCATTTAG
- a CDS encoding alanine/glycine:cation symporter family protein: MFERFEELTGTIANLAWGPPLVALLVGGGIFFVIMSRFKPYLYFGHAVGVLTGKYDDPKAEGDINHFQALSAALAATVGMGNIGGVAVAITMGGPGAIFWMWVSAVVGMATKFFTCTLSIMYRGRDSEGKLQGGPMYVIREGLGKKWMPLAYFFSFCGLLGCLPMFQANQLTQIIRDSVLVPMAVVSPEAHFTSDLITGLILMGIVALVIFGGIKRIGTVAATLVPFMVVLYVIGVVYILIINIEVVPYYLGLIVSDAFRGEYVNSESLLGGAVGAVIIIGVRRAAFSNEAGIGTESMAHGAAKTNEPVREGLVAMLEPAIDTLLVCTMTALAILVTGVWLNTDTDGVTLTAMAFSVGLPTIGVPILIVCVSIFALTTMFTYSYYGSKCLGFLAGADKKPYFNYFYALSIVVGSVLSIGAVINILDSAFAMMAIPTMLSTILLAPKVVAAAKDYFARYDRGDFSNED; the protein is encoded by the coding sequence ATGTTCGAACGTTTTGAGGAACTGACCGGCACCATTGCGAATCTCGCATGGGGTCCGCCGCTCGTTGCCCTGCTTGTGGGCGGAGGTATTTTCTTTGTCATCATGTCGCGCTTCAAACCCTACCTGTACTTTGGTCATGCGGTTGGGGTGCTGACCGGCAAGTACGACGACCCTAAGGCGGAGGGGGATATCAATCATTTTCAGGCGCTGAGCGCGGCCCTTGCGGCGACTGTCGGGATGGGCAACATAGGGGGCGTTGCCGTGGCCATCACCATGGGCGGCCCGGGTGCCATTTTCTGGATGTGGGTGAGCGCGGTGGTCGGCATGGCGACCAAGTTCTTCACCTGTACGCTTTCCATCATGTACCGCGGGCGTGACAGTGAAGGCAAGCTTCAGGGCGGTCCGATGTATGTTATTCGCGAAGGCCTTGGTAAGAAATGGATGCCCCTGGCGTACTTCTTTAGTTTTTGCGGGCTGCTCGGCTGTCTGCCGATGTTTCAGGCCAATCAGCTCACGCAAATTATCCGCGACAGCGTACTCGTGCCGATGGCCGTGGTGAGTCCCGAGGCGCATTTTACCTCGGATTTAATTACCGGTCTCATCCTGATGGGTATAGTGGCTTTGGTGATTTTTGGCGGCATCAAGCGCATTGGTACGGTCGCGGCTACGCTCGTGCCGTTCATGGTTGTGCTGTACGTGATTGGCGTGGTGTATATCCTCATCATCAATATTGAGGTCGTTCCTTACTATCTCGGCCTGATTGTGAGCGATGCGTTTCGGGGGGAGTATGTCAACTCGGAATCGCTCCTGGGCGGCGCAGTCGGCGCGGTGATCATCATCGGGGTACGCCGCGCTGCTTTTTCGAATGAGGCCGGGATTGGAACCGAATCCATGGCGCATGGTGCGGCCAAAACCAACGAGCCTGTACGCGAAGGTCTTGTTGCCATGCTCGAGCCCGCCATTGATACACTGCTTGTCTGTACCATGACGGCCCTCGCTATTCTCGTAACCGGCGTATGGCTCAATACCGATACGGATGGCGTAACGCTCACGGCTATGGCCTTTTCGGTTGGATTGCCTACAATTGGCGTTCCTATTCTCATTGTATGCGTTTCCATTTTTGCACTGACTACGATGTTCACCTATTCCTATTACGGCTCCAAATGTCTGGGTTTTCTGGCCGGTGCTGACAAGAAACCATATTTCAATTATTTCTATGCCTTAAGTATTGTGGTAGGTTCGGTGCTTTCTATAGGGGCGGTGATTAATATTCTGGACAGCGCTTTTGCGATGATGGCCATCCCTACCATGCTTTCGACCATTCTGCTCGCACCTAAGGTTGTAGCGGCTGCCAAAGACTATTTCGCCCGGTATGACCGCGGTGATTTCAGCAATGAAGACTAA
- the nei gene encoding endonuclease VIII, whose translation MPEGPEIHLEAQKIRKVLAGKSCTYSWFFHEHLKPFERELSEKKILDVQAYGKGLVISFDGDTHIYSHNQLYGRWYIAKAGEYPNISRSLRLEIQTAHHTALLYSASEIDVMDGESIKTHPYLSAIGPDVLRCSIDDVIAQCQHTSFRNRAFSGLLLDQHFLAGVGNYLRSEILFCSGIHPSEKPSQLSSVRLQKFAETALLISHRAFETKGITLDEVRVAQAKAAGTKRRGYRHFVFAREGEPCYHCGNEILKTAMNSRRIYLCENCQESPK comes from the coding sequence ATGCCCGAGGGACCCGAAATTCATCTTGAAGCCCAAAAAATCCGGAAAGTACTGGCGGGTAAATCCTGCACCTACAGCTGGTTTTTCCATGAGCACCTGAAGCCTTTTGAGCGCGAGCTGAGCGAAAAGAAAATCCTCGACGTACAGGCCTACGGTAAAGGACTCGTAATATCTTTTGATGGAGACACTCACATTTACAGCCATAATCAGCTGTACGGGCGCTGGTACATCGCAAAGGCAGGGGAGTACCCGAATATCAGCCGGAGTCTGCGGCTTGAAATTCAGACTGCTCATCATACTGCTCTTCTCTACAGTGCCAGCGAAATTGATGTGATGGATGGTGAATCCATCAAAACACACCCCTACCTGAGCGCCATCGGGCCGGATGTGCTGCGGTGTTCCATCGATGATGTGATTGCACAGTGTCAGCATACTTCCTTCCGAAACCGCGCTTTTTCCGGGCTGTTGCTTGATCAGCATTTTCTTGCGGGTGTCGGCAACTATCTCCGGTCGGAAATTTTGTTCTGCAGCGGCATTCATCCCTCTGAAAAACCATCTCAGCTCAGCTCAGTGCGCCTCCAAAAGTTTGCTGAAACGGCGCTTCTGATCAGTCATCGGGCATTTGAAACCAAAGGAATTACGCTGGATGAAGTCCGTGTAGCGCAGGCCAAAGCTGCCGGTACTAAACGCAGGGGCTACCGGCATTTCGTTTTTGCAAGAGAGGGCGAACCCTGCTATCATTGCGGCAATGAAATCCTCAAAACAGCCATGAACAGCCGCAGGATTTACCTCTGTGAAAACTGTCAGGAAAGTCCGAAATAG
- a CDS encoding DoxX family protein has translation MELLKTDTDKATILIRLVVGIVFVSEGLQKFIWAELRGAGRFERIGIPFPEFNGYFVGGMEVLCGLLILAGFMTRYAAVPLIIIMLTALFTTKLPILLGTGFWGFSLRELEHYGLLSALHESRNDLAMLAGSIFLFIKGGGYWSVDLRRFGTYQSG, from the coding sequence ATGGAACTTCTGAAAACCGATACCGACAAGGCAACCATACTTATCCGGCTGGTTGTCGGGATTGTTTTTGTGAGCGAAGGGCTCCAAAAGTTTATCTGGGCTGAACTCCGGGGCGCGGGTCGTTTTGAACGTATTGGCATCCCGTTTCCGGAATTTAACGGCTACTTTGTGGGCGGCATGGAGGTGCTGTGTGGCCTGCTGATTCTGGCCGGATTTATGACCCGCTATGCCGCAGTTCCGCTCATCATTATCATGCTGACCGCTTTGTTTACCACCAAGCTGCCCATTTTGCTGGGTACCGGATTCTGGGGTTTCAGCCTGCGCGAGCTGGAACACTACGGACTTTTGAGCGCGTTACATGAGTCCCGCAACGACCTCGCCATGCTTGCGGGCAGCATCTTTTTATTCATCAAGGGAGGCGGGTACTGGTCGGTTGATCTTCGCCGGTTCGGTACTTATCAATCAGGTTAA
- the rsmG gene encoding 16S rRNA (guanine(527)-N(7))-methyltransferase RsmG, giving the protein MMPHKIVPKFFSDEMLESVNNLIEANEPLLSQYAEQLLWWNEKVNLLSRNSDMKAVEKHIVHSLFLGVVGSFAREKAFVDIGSGGGLPGIPLAICFPEKKFELLDRTARKCAAMNDMIGQLDLKNATAHHTEAAMFHVKHESFGWTSKHAIKLSEYAGLSEKYPAAKGYFLKGEDYKEELKEVNLPLKVLEFKIDDYLTDPFYDGKRVLILQQLNETENS; this is encoded by the coding sequence ATGATGCCTCACAAAATAGTACCCAAATTTTTCTCAGACGAAATGCTCGAATCGGTCAACAATCTGATTGAAGCCAACGAGCCGCTGCTCAGTCAATATGCCGAACAATTGCTGTGGTGGAATGAAAAAGTGAACCTGCTCAGCCGCAACTCCGACATGAAAGCGGTGGAGAAGCACATCGTACACAGCTTGTTTTTAGGTGTAGTCGGCAGCTTCGCCCGTGAAAAAGCATTCGTGGATATCGGCAGCGGCGGCGGACTCCCGGGTATCCCGCTCGCGATTTGCTTTCCGGAGAAAAAGTTTGAGCTGCTCGACCGCACCGCCCGCAAGTGCGCAGCGATGAACGACATGATTGGTCAGCTGGACCTGAAAAACGCAACGGCACATCACACAGAAGCCGCTATGTTTCACGTGAAACATGAAAGTTTTGGCTGGACAAGCAAACACGCCATTAAGCTCAGCGAGTATGCAGGTCTGAGCGAAAAGTATCCTGCGGCCAAAGGCTATTTCCTAAAGGGCGAGGACTACAAGGAGGAACTAAAGGAAGTAAATCTCCCTCTGAAGGTGCTCGAATTCAAAATAGACGATTATCTGACGGATCCTTTTTATGACGGGAAACGGGTCCTGATTCTTCAGCAGCTCAACGAGACGGAGAACAGCTAA